A genomic region of Halopelagius longus contains the following coding sequences:
- the aceA gene encoding isocitrate lyase: MGAEEVFTRDIDNPAGREFRRLLDEQNFTFAPGIYHALDARLAEMAGLDAAYMSGYSTVLGQFGFPDLEMVTMTEMVENAKRMVEATNLPVVADCDTGYGGIHNVRRAVREYEKAGVAAIHIEDQTTPKRCGHIAGKQIVSRDKARARFEAAVDAKQSEDTVIIARTDAYGSANGDWEEHLERGRIYADAGVDLVWPEMPDPSREDAVEYAETIHETHPDLDLAFNYSSSFAWSEEEDPLTFEELGDLGYKYIFITLYGLHSGAHAVYEDLSNIADNDEEAQFDLESRYIGHPTESHHELSFVKDFQDIETRFDREAKERIEQSEGFSEEESDPIKSDDD, encoded by the coding sequence ATGGGAGCCGAGGAGGTGTTCACCCGCGACATCGACAACCCCGCCGGCCGGGAGTTCCGCCGCCTTCTCGACGAGCAGAACTTCACCTTCGCGCCGGGCATCTACCACGCTCTCGACGCCCGCCTCGCAGAGATGGCCGGACTCGACGCCGCGTACATGAGCGGCTACTCCACGGTCCTCGGCCAGTTCGGCTTCCCGGACTTGGAGATGGTGACGATGACCGAGATGGTCGAGAACGCAAAGCGGATGGTCGAGGCGACGAACCTGCCCGTCGTCGCGGACTGCGACACGGGGTACGGCGGCATCCACAACGTCCGCCGCGCCGTCCGCGAGTACGAGAAGGCCGGCGTCGCCGCGATTCACATCGAGGACCAGACGACGCCGAAGCGGTGCGGCCACATCGCCGGCAAGCAGATAGTCTCCCGCGACAAGGCCCGCGCCCGGTTCGAGGCGGCGGTGGACGCAAAGCAGTCCGAGGACACGGTCATCATCGCCCGGACCGACGCCTACGGCTCCGCGAACGGCGACTGGGAGGAACACCTCGAACGCGGCCGCATCTACGCCGACGCCGGGGTCGATTTGGTCTGGCCCGAGATGCCGGACCCCTCCCGCGAGGACGCCGTCGAGTACGCCGAGACCATCCACGAGACCCATCCGGACCTCGACCTCGCGTTCAACTACTCGTCGTCGTTCGCGTGGTCCGAAGAGGAGGACCCGCTAACGTTCGAGGAACTCGGCGACTTGGGCTACAAGTACATCTTCATCACCCTCTACGGCCTCCACTCGGGCGCGCACGCCGTCTACGAGGACCTCAGCAACATCGCCGACAACGACGAAGAGGCGCAGTTCGACCTCGAATCGCGCTACATCGGCCACCCCACGGAGTCCCACCACGAACTCTCGTTCGTCAAGGACTTCCAAGACATCGAGACGCGCTTCGACAGAGAGGCCA